In a single window of the Hippoglossus hippoglossus isolate fHipHip1 chromosome 7, fHipHip1.pri, whole genome shotgun sequence genome:
- the suv39h1a gene encoding histone-lysine N-methyltransferase SUV39H1-A, with protein sequence MAEDLKDCRVPCKMSWDELEALCRTERLNCKQLGVNRTNVNEYEVEFLCDYKKTKEEEFYLVKWRGFPESDNSWEPKKNLKCPKLIKQFHQDLDQELRRHKRRCIPKKLDKEVTSILLQKAKLRQSLQLWETHLNQTRNHPGRIFVINEVDLEGPPKNFTYINNYKVGQGIVLDEMAVGCECKNCLEEPVNGCCPGASLHRMAYNEKGQVRIRAGQPIYECNSRCSCVPDCPNRVVQRGIQFDLCIFKTENGRGWGVRTLQHIRKNTFVMEYVGEIITTDEAERRGHVYDRQGSTYLFDLDYVEDVYTVDAAHLGNISHFVNHSCNPNLQVFNVFIDNIDERLPRIALFSTRAIRAGEELTFDYKMQIDPVDTESTKMDSSFSLAGLPSSPKKRIRVECRCGSDSCRKYLF encoded by the exons ATGGCGGAAGATTTGAAAG ATTGCAGAGTGCCATGTAAGATGTCCTGGGATGAGCTGGAGGCGCTATGTCGCACAGAGAGGCTCAACTGTAAACAGCTTGGGGTGAACAGAACCAACGTCAATGAGTATGAGGTCGAGTTCCTCTGTGACTACAAGAAGACTAAG gaggAGGAATTCTATCTGGTTAAATGGAGGGGGTTCCCAGAGTCAGATAATAGTTGGGAACCCAAGAAGAACCTCAAATGCCCCAAACTGATAAAGCAGTTCCATCAGGACCTTGATCAGGAACTGAGGCGCCACAAGCGACGCTGCATCCCTAAAAAGCTAGATAAGGAAGTCACCTCAATCCTCCTCCAGAAAGCCAAACTCCGTCAGAGTCTGCAGCTCTGGGAGACCCATTTGAATCAGACTCGGAACCACCCAGGTCGCATTTTCGTCATTAACGAAGTGGACCTTGAGGGGCCTCCAAAAAACTTCACCTACATCAACAACTACAAAGTAGGCCAGGGCATAGTGTTAGATGAGATGGCTGTGGGTTGTGAGTGTAAGAACTGTTTAGAGGAGCCGGTGAATGGCTGCTGCCCTGGGGCCTCTTTGCACCGCATGGCCTACAACGAAAAGGGGCAGGTCCGGATCCGGGCAGGACAGCCCATATATGAGTGTAACTCCCGATGCAGCTGTGTCCCTGATTGTCCCAACAGAGTGGTGCAGAGGGGCATCCAGTTTGACCTGTGCATCTTTAAGACAGAGAACGGCCGAGGATGGGGTGTCCGCACACTGCAGCATATCAGGAAGAACACATTTGTCATGGAGTATGTAGGAGAG ATTATCACAACagatgaagcagagaggaggggtcACGTGTACGACCGCCAAGGATCTACATACCTGTTTGACCTGGACTATGTGGAGGATGTGTACACAGTCGATGCTGCTCACCTAGGCAACATCTCCCACTTTGTCAACCATAGC TGTAATCCCAACCTGCAGGTTTTCAATGTGTTCATTGATAACATTGATGAGAGGCTCCCAAGAATCGCTTTATTTTCCACACGGGCTATTCGGGCAGGAGAAGAGCTCACCTTTGACTACAAAATGCAAA TTGATCCAGTTGACACAGAAAGCACCAAAATGGACTCCAGTTTCAGTCTAGCGGGGCTCCCGAGCTCGCCAAAGAAGAGGATTCGAGTGGAGTGTCGGTGTGGATCCGACTCATGTCGAAAATACCTGTTCTGA
- the gpr173 gene encoding probable G-protein coupled receptor 173, translating to MGGGTFRMAHGNETSEGPPGPMAAVVATAGGMVAESPSSAVSTYIKLVLLGLIICISLVGNLVVSLLVLRDRALHKAPYYFLLDLCLADTIRSAICFPFVLVSIKNGSAWTYSVLSCKVVAFMAVLFCFHAAFMLFCISVTRYMAIAHHRFYSKRMTFWTCVAVVCMVWTLSVAMAFPPVFDVGTYKFIREEDQCIFEHRYFKANDTLGFMLMLAVLILATHVVYMKLLLFEYKHRKMKPVQMVPAISQNWTFHGPGATGQAAANWIAGFGRGPMPPTLLGIRQNLHNQNRRLLGMEEFKAEKQLGRMFYVITLLFLVLWSPYIVACYWRVFVKACTIPHRYLSTTVWMSFAQAGVNPIVCFFLNKDLKIGLLSHLPACCRTKPHLPREPYCVI from the coding sequence ATGGGTGGGGGGACATTCAGAATGGCCCATGGAAACGAGACCAGTGAAGGGCCTCCTGGGCCCATGGCAGCAGTGGTGGCTACTGCAGGAGGTATGGTAGCAGAGAGtccttcctctgctgtgtcTACCTATATCAAACTGGTGCTACTGGGGCTGATCATCTGCATTAGCCTGGTGGGGAACCTGGTGGTATCTCTGTTAGTACTGCGGGACCGGGCCCTGCACAAAGCACCTTATTACTTCCTGCTGGACCTGTGCCTGGCAGACACCATTCGCTCAGCTATCTGCTTCCCTTTTGTTCTGGTGTCAATAAAGAACGGCTCAGCCTGGACCTACAGTGTTCTAAGCTGCAAGGTAGTGGCCTTCATGGCAGTCCTCTTCTGTTTCCATGCTGCCTTCATGCTGTTCTGCATCAGCGTAACACGCTACATGGCTATTGCACACCACCGCTTTTACTCAAAGCGAATGACATTCTGGACATGTGTGGCAGTGGTGTGTATGGTGTGGACACTGTCTGTGGCGATGGCATTCCCACCAGTTTTTGACGTGGGTACCTACAAGTTCATTCGCGAGGAGGACCAGTGCATCTTTGAGCATCGCTATTTCAAGGCTAATGATACACTCGGCTTCATGTTAATGCTGGCTGTTCTCATTCTAGCCACACATGTTGTCTACATGAAGTTACTTCTCTTTGAATACAAGCACCGTAAAATGAAACCAGTCCAGATGGTGCCAGCCATCAGTCAGAACTGGACCTTTCACGGACCAGGGGCTACTGGTCAAGCGGCAGCCAACTGGATTGCAGGCTTTGGCAGGGGCCCGATGCCGCCAACTTTGCTTGGAATCCGGCAGAACTTGCACAACCAGAACCGGCGCCTGTTGGGCATGGAGGAGTTCAAAGCAGAGAAGCAGCTTGGCAGGATGTTTTATGTGATCACCCTTCTGTTCCTGGTTCTGTGGTCTCCTTACATAGTGGCTTGCTATTGGAGAGTGTTTGTCAAGGCTTGCACAATACCACACAGGTACCTCTCCACAACCGTGTGGATGAGTTTCGCTCAAGCCGGGGTCAACCCTATTGTCTGTTTCTTCCTTAACAAAGACTTGAAGATAGGGCTCCTTTCCCATCTACCAGCCTGCTGCAGGACTAAACCTCATCTGCCACGAGAGCCTTATTGTGTCATTTAA